The Hymenobacter sp. 5317J-9 genome has a window encoding:
- the nuoL gene encoding NADH-quinone oxidoreductase subunit L, whose translation MQETVLPGASAPYSTFLYVLIPLLPFVGFLINGLLNRKLSGTVAGLIGSASVLGSFLISVMLFWEFVHPASNWAIPGTGTHVAYTVQLFDWISVGSLQIPFQYQIDQLSLIMLLLVTGVGFLIHVYSIGYMHHDENVGKFFSFLNLFIFSMLLLVMGANFVILFIGWEGVGLCSYLLIGFWNKNTSYNNAAKKAFIINRIGDLGFLLGIFLIYLTFNSVQYAEVFQKASLGQFGTYGVGVCTAITLLLFVGAMGKSAQLPLYTWLPDAMAGPTPVSALIHAATMVTAGIYMVLRANVLFTLSPDTLQVVAIVGAATALFAATIGLAQNDIKKVLAYSTVSQLGYMFLALGVMGYSTALFHVLTHAFFKALMFLGAGSVIHAMSNEQDLRRMGGLRKALPITFLTFLIGCLAISGIPPFSGFFSKDEILAHAFEHNKVLWAMGLLTAFLTAFYMFRLLFLAFFGEFRGTEEQKHHLHESPASMTFPLIILAVLAAVGGFMGAPMFTGGHHYLAEYLAPIFTYSQRLMPEAFTAEPDHNTELMLIGLSVAAGVLGIVLAYVMYVARGTRPAEDESHRSAPESLVYHKYYIDELYNALFTRPVMWLSTGLYKFVENGIIDPVVGFFGRAVNGGGALLRYVQTGAVETYLILMVIGIVLILGLNFGRF comes from the coding sequence ATGCAAGAAACCGTTCTCCCCGGCGCCAGCGCCCCGTATTCTACGTTTCTCTACGTTCTCATTCCGCTGCTGCCCTTCGTGGGATTCCTCATTAATGGCTTGCTGAACCGGAAGCTGTCCGGCACCGTGGCCGGGCTCATAGGCAGCGCTTCCGTGCTGGGCTCGTTCCTGATTTCGGTGATGCTGTTTTGGGAGTTTGTACACCCGGCCAGCAACTGGGCCATTCCTGGCACTGGTACGCACGTGGCTTACACCGTCCAGCTGTTCGACTGGATTTCGGTGGGCTCGCTGCAGATTCCCTTCCAGTACCAGATTGACCAGCTCAGCCTGATTATGCTGCTGCTGGTGACGGGCGTAGGCTTCCTCATTCACGTCTACAGCATCGGCTACATGCACCACGACGAGAACGTGGGCAAGTTCTTCAGCTTCCTGAACCTGTTCATATTCAGCATGTTGCTGCTGGTGATGGGTGCCAACTTTGTCATCCTCTTCATCGGCTGGGAAGGCGTGGGCTTGTGCTCCTACCTGCTCATCGGTTTCTGGAACAAGAACACCAGCTACAACAACGCCGCCAAGAAAGCCTTCATCATCAACCGCATCGGTGACCTGGGTTTCCTGCTCGGCATCTTCCTGATTTACCTCACCTTCAATTCGGTGCAGTATGCCGAGGTCTTCCAGAAGGCCTCGTTGGGCCAGTTCGGCACCTATGGTGTGGGCGTGTGCACGGCCATCACGCTGCTGCTGTTTGTGGGCGCCATGGGCAAGTCGGCCCAGCTGCCGCTCTACACCTGGCTGCCCGACGCCATGGCCGGCCCCACGCCGGTTTCGGCCCTCATCCACGCCGCCACCATGGTGACGGCTGGTATTTACATGGTGCTGCGCGCCAACGTGCTGTTTACGCTCTCGCCCGACACGCTGCAGGTGGTGGCCATTGTGGGCGCGGCCACGGCCCTGTTTGCCGCCACCATCGGCTTGGCCCAGAACGACATCAAGAAGGTATTGGCCTACTCCACCGTTTCGCAGCTGGGCTATATGTTCCTGGCCCTTGGCGTGATGGGCTATTCCACGGCCCTGTTTCACGTCCTCACCCACGCCTTCTTCAAGGCCCTGATGTTCCTTGGCGCGGGCTCCGTGATTCATGCCATGAGCAACGAGCAGGACCTGCGCCGCATGGGCGGCCTGCGCAAGGCGCTGCCCATCACCTTCCTTACGTTCCTCATCGGCTGCCTGGCCATTTCGGGCATTCCGCCGTTCTCGGGCTTCTTCTCCAAAGATGAAATCCTGGCGCACGCTTTCGAACACAACAAAGTGCTGTGGGCCATGGGCTTGCTCACGGCTTTCCTGACGGCGTTCTACATGTTCCGTCTGCTGTTCTTGGCCTTCTTCGGCGAGTTCCGCGGCACCGAGGAACAGAAGCATCACCTGCACGAGTCGCCGGCTTCGATGACGTTCCCGCTCATCATTCTGGCGGTGCTGGCGGCCGTGGGCGGCTTTATGGGCGCACCCATGTTCACGGGCGGCCACCACTACCTGGCCGAGTACCTGGCGCCCATTTTCACCTACTCGCAGCGCCTCATGCCGGAAGCCTTCACGGCTGAGCCTGACCACAACACCGAGCTGATGCTCATTGGGTTGTCGGTAGCGGCTGGTGTGCTGGGCATCGTCCTGGCCTATGTAATGTACGTGGCCCGAGGCACGCGCCCCGCTGAGGACGAGTCTCACCGTTCGGCGCCGGAAAGCCTCGTCTACCACAAATACTACATCGACGAGCTGTACAACGCCCTGTTTACGCGGCCGGTGATGTGGCTGTCGACGGGCCTCTATAAGTTCGTGGAAAACGGCATCATCGACCCCGTGGTGGGCTTCTTTGGCCGCGCCGTGAATGGGGGCGGAGCCCTGCTGCGCTACGTGCAAACCGGCGCCGTAGAAACCTACCTCATCCTCATGGTTATCGGCATTGTGCTGATTCTGGGCCTGAACTTCGGCCGCTTCTAG
- a CDS encoding carboxypeptidase-like regulatory domain-containing protein → MRTFILLLASFLNLALGFVCAPAQAQAYASNAELATANTDNNDPTTGAATTEKMVLVGKITNPAGPLPGAVVILTATKQMAVTNADGEFEFTVPANAGALQAVVTYAGYADEKMTLNASAEESTVNLANAKVIVVSRKQQLKKYLKTARKQINRDLRQVRAK, encoded by the coding sequence ATGCGCACCTTTATTCTCCTGCTCGCCTCTTTTCTGAACCTTGCCCTTGGCTTTGTTTGTGCCCCGGCGCAGGCCCAGGCTTATGCCAGCAATGCGGAACTGGCGACGGCCAACACCGACAACAACGACCCCACCACCGGCGCGGCCACCACGGAGAAGATGGTGCTGGTCGGCAAAATCACGAACCCGGCCGGCCCGTTGCCCGGCGCCGTAGTCATCCTGACCGCCACCAAACAGATGGCCGTCACCAACGCCGACGGCGAATTTGAGTTCACGGTGCCCGCCAACGCGGGCGCGCTACAGGCCGTGGTGACCTACGCCGGCTACGCCGACGAAAAAATGACCCTCAACGCCTCGGCTGAAGAATCGACAGTAAACCTGGCCAATGCCAAGGTAATTGTGGTGTCGCGCAAGCAGCAGCTCAAAAAATACCTCAAAACCGCCCGCAAGCAAATTAACCGCGACCTGAGGCAGGTGCGCGCAAAGTAG
- a CDS encoding TonB-dependent receptor has translation MQRYLFFCLLACSALFSTAGAQAPAAPAAATGSLTGTVLDSLKKEPVPYATVVLLPPAPNDKPITGVAADDNGRFSLTKLAPGPARLRVSYVGYGTQTKEVTITSGATDVGPFRLPTAGTALAEAVVIGTKPVVEVRPDRIVYNADQDVTNAGGTASDVLRKAPLLAVDGDGNVKMRGSSNFKVLVNNKPSPTLASNLAEALKGIPAEQIQSVEIITTPPAKYDGEGTAGIINIVLKKGSTQKLNGRVSASGGNRNSNLNASLNFKTKKLGFTSSGGTGGWYGPNESSRVRTGQDGSRLTQSGAGNYGGRWYYGSVGLDYDLSEKQSLSLATSLNGYGGQDYNSLIYNQLAADPANNRLFTRSTTSRFSGFNGEVTGTYTKTFALPRKEWSVLGQYADNSGTFGYDFDEFRNSTVDTGHGLADYRERSRGRNPGNETTLQTDLVQPFGENQTLETGLKSIWRRTGSVASVTGLTRGLTPDYVPLTGRDTDFSYDQNVQAAYATYTAKLGKKLTLSAGSRLERTALAASFRTTETDFTRSYLTLLPNGNAQYALSESNSLRLAYSRRITRPYIDYLNPFRDRSDPNNVVYGNPNLDPELTDSYELSYNTTGKAGSLNISGSVRRTGNAIESIRLTPDPSRPTVTEQTYRNVAANAFYQLNFYGSAKPVEGWDISGGPDVQYIVRRSPALGIERSGFTAGLNFNTSYKLPKKYTLQGFVYSSLPSPELQGRGAANLYYQLGAKKTFLNDKADLVLNFGSPFNNSWTYRSTTNTPTFSEVSENRSFQRSFRFSFSYRFGAEQQGKQRKSISNDDVKGGGSKQGGQ, from the coding sequence ATGCAACGCTACCTCTTTTTCTGCTTGCTGGCTTGTTCAGCGCTATTCTCCACGGCCGGTGCGCAGGCGCCGGCCGCCCCGGCCGCTGCCACCGGCTCCCTCACCGGCACCGTGCTCGATTCGCTCAAGAAAGAGCCCGTGCCCTACGCCACGGTGGTATTGCTGCCGCCCGCGCCCAACGACAAGCCCATCACCGGCGTGGCCGCCGACGACAATGGCCGCTTCTCGCTGACCAAACTGGCGCCCGGCCCGGCCCGCCTGCGGGTGAGCTACGTGGGCTACGGCACCCAAACCAAGGAGGTAACCATTACCAGCGGCGCCACGGACGTGGGGCCTTTCCGGCTGCCCACGGCGGGCACGGCGCTGGCCGAGGCCGTGGTCATCGGCACGAAGCCGGTGGTAGAAGTGCGGCCCGACCGCATTGTGTACAACGCCGACCAGGACGTGACCAACGCCGGCGGCACCGCGTCCGACGTGCTGCGCAAGGCCCCGCTGCTGGCCGTGGACGGGGACGGCAACGTGAAAATGCGGGGCTCCAGCAATTTCAAGGTGCTCGTCAACAACAAGCCTTCGCCCACGCTGGCCAGCAACCTGGCCGAGGCCCTGAAAGGCATTCCGGCCGAGCAGATTCAGAGCGTGGAAATCATCACGACGCCGCCGGCCAAGTACGACGGCGAAGGCACGGCCGGCATCATCAACATTGTGCTGAAAAAAGGCTCGACGCAAAAGCTGAACGGCCGCGTGAGCGCCTCGGGTGGCAACCGCAACTCCAACCTGAACGCCTCGCTCAACTTCAAGACCAAAAAGCTGGGCTTCACGTCGTCGGGCGGCACGGGCGGCTGGTACGGGCCCAATGAGTCGAGCCGAGTGCGCACCGGCCAGGACGGCTCCCGGCTGACGCAGAGCGGTGCCGGCAACTACGGCGGGCGGTGGTACTACGGCTCGGTGGGCCTCGACTACGACCTGAGCGAAAAGCAGAGCCTGTCGCTGGCTACCTCGCTGAACGGCTATGGCGGGCAGGACTACAACAGCCTGATCTACAACCAGCTGGCGGCCGACCCGGCCAACAACCGCTTATTTACCCGCAGCACCACCAGCCGGTTCAGCGGTTTCAACGGCGAGGTGACGGGCACGTACACCAAAACCTTTGCGCTGCCCCGCAAGGAGTGGAGCGTGCTGGGGCAGTACGCCGACAACAGCGGCACGTTCGGCTACGATTTTGACGAGTTCCGGAATTCCACCGTCGACACCGGCCACGGGCTGGCCGACTACCGCGAGCGCAGCCGCGGCCGCAATCCCGGCAACGAAACCACCCTGCAAACCGACCTGGTGCAGCCCTTTGGCGAAAACCAGACCCTCGAAACCGGCCTGAAAAGCATCTGGCGGCGCACCGGCTCGGTGGCCAGCGTCACCGGCCTCACCCGCGGCCTGACGCCCGACTACGTGCCCCTGACCGGCCGCGACACCGACTTCAGCTACGACCAGAACGTGCAGGCCGCCTATGCCACCTACACCGCCAAGCTGGGCAAGAAGCTGACCCTGAGCGCCGGCAGCCGCCTGGAGCGCACGGCCCTGGCGGCCAGCTTCCGCACCACCGAAACCGACTTTACGCGCAGCTACCTCACATTGCTGCCCAACGGCAACGCCCAGTATGCCCTCAGCGAAAGCAACAGCCTGCGCCTGGCCTACAGCCGCCGCATCACCCGGCCGTACATCGACTACCTCAACCCTTTCCGGGACCGCTCCGACCCGAACAACGTCGTGTATGGCAACCCCAACCTCGACCCCGAGCTCACGGATTCCTACGAGCTGAGCTACAACACCACCGGCAAGGCGGGCTCGCTGAACATTTCGGGTTCGGTGCGCCGCACGGGCAATGCCATCGAGTCGATACGCCTCACGCCCGACCCCAGCCGGCCCACCGTCACGGAGCAGACCTACCGCAACGTGGCCGCCAACGCCTTCTACCAGCTCAATTTCTACGGCTCGGCCAAGCCGGTGGAGGGCTGGGACATCAGCGGCGGCCCCGACGTGCAGTACATTGTGCGCCGCAGCCCGGCCCTGGGCATCGAGCGCAGCGGCTTCACGGCGGGCCTGAATTTCAATACCTCGTACAAGCTGCCCAAAAAGTACACCCTGCAGGGCTTTGTGTACAGCTCGCTGCCCTCGCCGGAGCTGCAGGGGCGCGGCGCGGCCAACCTCTACTACCAGCTGGGCGCCAAGAAAACCTTCCTCAACGACAAGGCCGACCTGGTGCTCAACTTCGGTTCGCCGTTCAATAATTCCTGGACGTACCGCAGCACCACCAACACGCCTACGTTCAGCGAAGTGAGCGAGAACCGGTCATTTCAGCGCTCCTTCCGCTTCAGCTTCAGCTACCGTTTCGGCGCCGAGCAGCAGGGCAAGCAGCGCAAATCCATCTCGAACGACGACGTGAAGGGCGGCGGCAGCAAGCAGGGCGGGCAGTAG
- a CDS encoding M1 family aminopeptidase has protein sequence MFLPIFLFEIKYRLRRPATWIYFGLLLVMGALLTSAAGGIFGSGANVSIGGDGGQVKVNSPYSVAGAVASLSYFGLLITSAIMGNPVYRDFEHRTFSLFFTKPISKVGYLGGRFWGSFVVCALVFSGIGIGSWLGSVLPGVEADKFGPSHLSYYVWPYVVFVLPNMLLTGAIFFTLATLTRNILSTYIGSVLLLVAYLIAQSFIRDLDNINLAAMLDAFGSSASYYTTRYWTAAEKNTQLTPFSHYLLLNRAIWLTVGAGLLAFCYARFHFSAFASDKAPSKKARLAGALADGLAAPMGGRLVLPRVTQLFSSSMNLRQYWSLTKLEFRGIVRSVYFVAIVTAGVIFLFVSGWQVGKIFDTSTYPVTNEMVELLSGTFALFILIIITYYSGELVWRERDAGVAQITDALPVPNWVPFLSKLTALGLVQVVLLAVVMACGMLLQTVKGYFNYEPGLYIQTLFGFRLVDYLLLCVLAMLVQVLVNNKYLGHFVMVLYYLFSIFQGQLGINHKLLDYAGNPYTPYSDMNGYGHFVSGFTWFKVYWAAGALLLALLANVFWVRGTEVAAVRRRAEASRRWGRPAWTALALGLLVMLSAGSFIFYNTNIENTYRTPKEAEKLQAGYEKTYRRYKDLAQPRLVAVNLKTDLYPATRTVHIEGSFWLKNRHARALDTVIINVPQQARVRQLALGRPATLALNDTVVGLRFYRLAQPLEPGDSVEMTTVLDFGEKGFPNSGSNTDIVQNGIFMNSQRYLPGIGYQEEGELGEDDVRKRHVLKPKDRQAPATDLKARQSNGLSSDADWIRFETVLSTSADQLAVAPGRLLKDWTQGNRRYFHYKMEQPMLNFYTFLSARYKVYKDQWTDSAGQRVVPIEIYYQPGHEYNLKRMAQAVKESFAYYSKNFGPYQHTQVRILEFPKYQQFAQSFAGTIPFSEGIGFIAKVDPNDPEDVDYPFYVTAHEIAHQWWGHQVVGGNVQGETMLIETMAQYSALMVMKHHYGPYTMGKFLSYELNSYLNGRAFERKKEVPLAKVENQGYIHYRKGSVVMYALQDYLGEANVNTALRRFLDQHKYETAPYTTAPALVAEFRKVAPDSLQNMVTDLFDRITLYENRLTDASVKKLADGKFRVSMTVESKKLVADSLGAERPGPENDYLPVAIFPAQGNNKQPVPPLLLTKRRFHAGTNKLEFVVAREPAKVAVDPYHEFVDRVVQDNTKDVGL, from the coding sequence ATGTTCCTCCCCATCTTTCTGTTTGAAATCAAATACCGCCTGCGCCGGCCGGCCACGTGGATATATTTTGGCCTGCTGCTCGTCATGGGCGCGCTACTGACTTCGGCCGCCGGCGGCATTTTTGGTTCGGGCGCCAACGTGAGCATTGGCGGCGACGGCGGCCAGGTCAAGGTCAACTCGCCGTATTCGGTGGCCGGGGCCGTTGCGTCGCTCAGCTATTTCGGGCTGCTCATCACCTCGGCCATCATGGGCAACCCGGTGTACCGGGATTTTGAGCATCGCACATTTTCCCTGTTTTTCACCAAGCCCATCAGCAAGGTTGGGTACCTGGGCGGGCGCTTCTGGGGCTCGTTTGTGGTGTGTGCGCTGGTGTTCAGCGGCATTGGCATTGGCTCGTGGCTGGGCAGCGTGCTGCCGGGCGTCGAGGCCGACAAGTTCGGCCCCAGCCACCTGAGCTACTATGTGTGGCCCTACGTGGTGTTTGTGCTGCCCAACATGCTGCTCACGGGCGCCATCTTTTTCACCCTGGCCACGCTCACGCGCAACATTCTGAGCACCTACATCGGCTCGGTGCTGCTGCTGGTTGCCTACCTCATTGCGCAGTCGTTTATCCGTGATTTGGACAACATCAACCTCGCCGCCATGCTCGATGCTTTTGGGTCGAGTGCCTCTTACTACACCACTCGCTACTGGACGGCCGCCGAGAAGAATACCCAGCTCACGCCCTTCAGCCACTACCTGCTGCTGAACCGGGCCATCTGGCTGACGGTGGGGGCGGGGCTGCTGGCGTTTTGCTACGCCCGCTTCCACTTTTCGGCCTTCGCCTCCGACAAAGCGCCTTCTAAAAAGGCCCGGCTGGCAGGGGCCCTTGCCGACGGCCTGGCCGCGCCCATGGGCGGGCGGCTGGTGCTGCCGCGCGTCACGCAGCTGTTCAGCAGCAGCATGAACCTGCGCCAGTATTGGAGCCTTACCAAGCTGGAGTTTAGGGGCATTGTGCGCAGCGTGTACTTCGTGGCCATCGTGACGGCGGGCGTCATCTTCCTGTTTGTGAGCGGCTGGCAGGTAGGTAAGATATTCGATACCAGTACTTACCCCGTCACCAACGAGATGGTGGAGCTGCTCAGCGGCACGTTTGCGCTGTTCATCCTCATCATCATCACCTACTACTCGGGCGAGCTGGTGTGGCGCGAGCGCGACGCCGGCGTGGCCCAGATTACCGACGCCCTGCCCGTGCCCAACTGGGTGCCGTTTTTGAGCAAGCTCACGGCGCTGGGGCTGGTGCAGGTGGTGCTGCTGGCCGTGGTGATGGCCTGCGGCATGCTGCTCCAAACGGTGAAGGGCTATTTCAACTACGAGCCCGGCCTGTACATCCAGACGCTGTTCGGCTTCCGGCTGGTCGACTACCTGCTGCTGTGCGTGCTGGCCATGCTGGTGCAGGTGCTGGTCAACAACAAGTACCTGGGCCACTTCGTGATGGTGTTGTACTACCTGTTTAGCATTTTCCAGGGCCAGTTGGGCATCAACCACAAGCTGCTCGACTACGCGGGCAACCCCTACACGCCCTACTCCGACATGAACGGCTACGGCCATTTCGTGAGCGGTTTCACTTGGTTTAAAGTGTATTGGGCGGCGGGCGCGCTGCTGCTGGCTCTGCTGGCCAACGTTTTCTGGGTGCGTGGCACCGAAGTCGCCGCCGTGCGCCGCCGTGCCGAGGCCAGCCGCCGCTGGGGCCGCCCCGCCTGGACGGCCCTGGCCCTGGGCCTGCTTGTGATGCTGAGCGCCGGCAGCTTCATCTTCTACAACACCAACATCGAAAACACCTACCGCACGCCCAAAGAGGCCGAGAAGCTGCAGGCTGGCTACGAAAAAACTTACCGCCGCTACAAGGACCTGGCCCAGCCCCGCCTGGTGGCCGTGAACCTCAAAACCGACCTCTACCCGGCCACCCGCACGGTGCACATAGAAGGCAGCTTCTGGCTGAAAAACCGCCACGCCCGGGCCCTAGATACGGTCATCATCAACGTGCCGCAACAGGCACGGGTGCGCCAGCTGGCGCTGGGCCGCCCCGCCACTTTGGCCCTCAACGACACCGTGGTGGGCTTGCGCTTCTACCGCCTGGCCCAGCCTCTGGAGCCCGGCGACTCGGTGGAAATGACGACCGTGCTCGATTTTGGCGAGAAAGGATTTCCCAACTCGGGTTCCAATACCGACATCGTGCAGAACGGCATTTTCATGAATAGCCAGCGCTACCTGCCCGGCATCGGCTACCAGGAAGAGGGCGAATTGGGCGAAGACGATGTGCGCAAGCGCCACGTCCTCAAGCCCAAAGACCGTCAGGCTCCCGCTACCGACCTGAAGGCCCGCCAAAGCAACGGCCTCTCGTCGGACGCCGACTGGATTCGCTTCGAAACCGTGCTCAGCACCAGCGCCGACCAACTGGCCGTGGCGCCCGGCCGCCTGCTCAAAGACTGGACGCAGGGCAACCGCCGCTACTTCCATTACAAGATGGAGCAGCCGATGCTCAACTTCTATACCTTCCTCTCAGCCAGGTACAAGGTGTACAAGGACCAGTGGACGGACTCGGCCGGCCAGCGCGTGGTGCCCATCGAAATCTATTACCAGCCCGGCCACGAGTACAACCTCAAGCGCATGGCCCAAGCCGTGAAGGAGTCGTTTGCCTACTACTCCAAGAACTTCGGGCCCTACCAGCACACGCAGGTGCGCATTCTGGAATTTCCGAAGTACCAGCAGTTTGCCCAGAGCTTTGCGGGCACCATTCCGTTTTCGGAAGGCATCGGCTTCATTGCCAAAGTCGACCCCAACGACCCCGAGGACGTGGACTACCCGTTCTACGTGACGGCCCACGAGATTGCGCACCAGTGGTGGGGCCACCAGGTGGTGGGCGGCAACGTGCAGGGCGAAACCATGCTCATCGAAACCATGGCCCAGTACTCGGCCCTGATGGTGATGAAGCACCACTACGGCCCCTACACCATGGGCAAGTTCCTGAGCTACGAGCTGAACAGCTACCTCAACGGCCGCGCTTTCGAGCGCAAGAAGGAAGTGCCGCTGGCCAAGGTCGAAAACCAGGGCTACATCCACTACCGCAAGGGTTCGGTGGTGATGTATGCGCTGCAGGACTACCTCGGCGAAGCCAACGTGAACACGGCCCTGCGTCGCTTCCTCGACCAGCACAAGTACGAAACGGCGCCCTACACCACCGCCCCTGCGCTGGTGGCCGAGTTCCGCAAAGTGGCCCCCGACTCGCTCCAGAACATGGTCACGGACCTATTCGACCGCATCACGCTCTACGAAAACCGCCTCACCGATGCTTCCGTGAAGAAGCTGGCCGACGGCAAATTTCGGGTGAGCATGACCGTGGAAAGCAAGAAGCTGGTGGCCGACAGCCTCGGTGCCGAGCGCCCCGGCCCCGAAAACGACTACCTGCCGGTGGCCATTTTCCCGGCTCAGGGCAACAATAAACAGCCCGTACCGCCATTGCTGCTCACCAAGCGCCGCTTCCACGCTGGCACCAACAAGCTGGAGTTTGTGGTGGCACGGGAGCCCGCCAAAGTGGCCGTCGACCCTTACCACGAGTTTGTCGACCGCGTGGTGCAGGACAACACCAAGGACGTGGGGCTGTAG
- a CDS encoding sigma-70 family RNA polymerase sigma factor has protein sequence MTAAQQDRQIADAVRQQRPRLLQFIRRRIPDEAEAEDLLQDVFAELVESYRLLKPVEQAAAWLFRVARNRITDLYRRKRPVSLEEAFGAAEANEDGEGLLLADLLPAADDSPENRLLRETLMDALSDALAELPAAQREVFVWHELEDKTFREMEEETGVPLKTLISRKHYAVLHLRKRLQTLYTELFTD, from the coding sequence ATGACGGCTGCTCAGCAAGACCGCCAGATTGCTGACGCCGTGCGCCAGCAGCGCCCGCGGCTCCTGCAGTTCATCCGCCGCCGCATCCCCGACGAAGCCGAGGCCGAAGACCTCCTGCAGGACGTCTTCGCCGAGCTCGTGGAAAGCTACCGGCTGCTGAAGCCCGTGGAGCAGGCGGCGGCTTGGCTCTTCCGGGTAGCCCGCAACCGCATCACCGACCTGTACCGCCGCAAGCGGCCGGTGAGCCTCGAAGAGGCCTTCGGCGCGGCCGAGGCCAACGAGGACGGCGAAGGCCTGCTGCTGGCCGACCTGCTGCCGGCCGCCGACGACTCGCCCGAAAACCGCCTGCTGCGCGAAACGCTCATGGACGCCCTCAGCGACGCCCTGGCCGAATTGCCGGCCGCCCAGCGCGAGGTGTTTGTGTGGCACGAGCTGGAAGACAAAACCTTCCGTGAAATGGAAGAGGAAACCGGCGTGCCGCTCAAAACCCTGATTTCGCGCAAGCACTACGCCGTGCTGCACCTGCGCAAGCGGCTGCAGACGTTGTACACCGAATTGTTCACCGATTAA
- the nuoK gene encoding NADH-quinone oxidoreductase subunit NuoK: protein MDPTVSQTIPEVIRTVPLQYYVFFASALFAIGVTGVLVRRNAIIIFMCVELMLNAVNILLAAFSAYRADPNGQIFVFFIMAVAAAEVSVGLGIIVMIYRNFQTTDVNLLSRLKW, encoded by the coding sequence ATGGACCCAACCGTTTCCCAGACCATCCCCGAAGTCATTCGGACCGTTCCGCTGCAGTACTACGTGTTTTTCGCCTCGGCCTTGTTTGCCATCGGCGTCACGGGGGTGCTGGTGCGGCGCAACGCCATCATCATCTTCATGTGCGTCGAGCTGATGCTCAACGCCGTGAACATCCTGCTGGCGGCTTTCTCTGCCTACCGCGCCGACCCCAACGGACAGATTTTCGTGTTCTTCATCATGGCTGTGGCCGCCGCCGAAGTCTCGGTGGGCCTGGGCATCATCGTCATGATTTACCGTAACTTCCAGACCACCGACGTCAACCTGCTGAGTAGGTTAAAATGGTAA
- a CDS encoding ABC transporter ATP-binding protein: MALTITNLSKTYANGVQALKNVSLDIPTGMFGLLGPNGAGKSSLMRTIATLQDADTGSIMLDDLDVLRDKDGVRRILGYLPQEFGVYPRVSAEELLDHLAVLKGIGNARERKEIVEALLQQTNLWNARKKNLGGYSGGMKQRFGIAQALLGNPRLIIVDEPTAGLDPAERNRFHNLLSEIGEHIIIILSTHIVSDVTDLCRSMAIISQGQVRLTGDPLTVVEQLRGQVWRKVVEKDEVAATQAEHHVISTRLFAGKTIVHVLSDSRPDGSFEEVNPDLEDVYFSQISKRPAAVAV, encoded by the coding sequence ATGGCCCTCACCATTACCAACCTCTCGAAAACGTACGCCAACGGGGTGCAAGCCCTCAAAAATGTTAGCCTGGATATTCCCACGGGCATGTTTGGCCTGCTGGGCCCCAACGGCGCCGGCAAAAGCAGCCTGATGCGCACCATTGCCACGCTGCAGGACGCCGACACCGGCTCCATCATGCTCGACGACCTGGACGTGCTGCGCGACAAAGACGGCGTGCGGCGCATTCTGGGCTACTTGCCGCAGGAGTTTGGCGTGTACCCGCGCGTGTCGGCCGAGGAGCTGCTCGACCATTTGGCCGTGCTCAAAGGCATCGGCAACGCCCGCGAGCGCAAGGAAATAGTGGAAGCCCTGCTGCAGCAAACCAACCTCTGGAACGCCCGCAAGAAAAACCTGGGCGGCTATTCCGGCGGCATGAAACAGCGCTTCGGCATTGCGCAGGCCCTGCTCGGCAACCCGCGCCTCATCATCGTGGATGAGCCTACCGCCGGCCTCGACCCCGCCGAGCGCAACCGCTTCCACAACCTGCTGAGCGAGATTGGCGAGCACATCATCATCATCCTGAGCACGCACATCGTGAGCGACGTCACGGACCTGTGCCGCAGCATGGCCATCATCAGCCAGGGCCAGGTGCGCCTCACCGGCGACCCCCTCACGGTGGTGGAGCAGCTGCGCGGCCAGGTGTGGCGCAAAGTGGTGGAGAAGGACGAAGTGGCCGCCACCCAGGCCGAGCACCACGTCATCAGCACGCGCCTGTTCGCAGGCAAAACCATCGTGCACGTGCTGAGCGACAGCCGCCCGGATGGGTCGTTTGAGGAAGTGAACCCGGATTTGGAGGACGTGTACTTCTCGCAAATCAGCAAGCGGCCGGCGGCCGTGGCGGTTTAG
- a CDS encoding carboxypeptidase-like regulatory domain-containing protein — protein sequence MQRNFYSRLASAAFLLISLMQATPGNAQLAYTLVDKPVEVATDPVDEKPAAKPTYKLIHGVIQGEQGVLPGATVWLQGSKTIAVTNAEGEFELRVPSDAKVVKLACGYGGLQEEVVTLAPVQAMGSLYLMHVKAPVKH from the coding sequence ATGCAACGCAACTTCTATTCTCGCCTCGCTTCTGCTGCCTTTTTGTTAATTAGCCTGATGCAGGCCACCCCGGGTAATGCGCAACTGGCCTACACGCTCGTAGACAAGCCTGTGGAGGTGGCCACCGACCCTGTGGATGAAAAACCCGCGGCAAAGCCCACCTACAAACTCATTCACGGTGTTATTCAGGGAGAGCAGGGCGTGCTGCCGGGCGCCACGGTGTGGCTGCAGGGCAGCAAAACCATCGCCGTTACCAATGCCGAAGGGGAGTTTGAGTTGCGCGTGCCCAGCGATGCTAAAGTGGTGAAGCTGGCCTGCGGCTACGGCGGCTTGCAGGAGGAAGTGGTGACGCTGGCTCCGGTGCAAGCGATGGGTTCGCTATACCTGATGCATGTGAAGGCCCCGGTCAAGCACTAA